From the Triticum urartu cultivar G1812 chromosome 4, Tu2.1, whole genome shotgun sequence genome, the window gacgtcctcctcctcgtccggccGCTCGTCGGGCTCTCCCTGCCTCCGCCCcatcaagccggagccccagaacacgcctgtcagcgcgcgcacccgcagctccggcgtCCGCATCGGCGACAACGCCCCCCCCCCACCGGCCGCTTCGTCCTCGTCGAGCCTAAGCCGGAGCCCGGGCTCCCTgcggagtacgaggagatagcccggcgcggcttctccgacgaggacgccctgcgatgggcgcgggacgactacctccgGACGGAGATGACCCGGCAGAcccgggccctggaggagatcgcgCCCGCAAGCGTGGGCGTGAGGACGAGCACGGCATCGTCGTCCttgacagcgacgacgacgacgacgcccccggaccgtccaacccgccgcgccaaccgggggagggatgcagcagggacggcggcggagacgacgacgacggcgacgacgacgacgactacacgcggttctaccgCCTTCTCGGCATGTAAACTGCAaaggcgggcggcgggcggcgggcggcgagcggCGAGGTAGACGGCAAGGAGTGGTGATGGAGACGGCGGGGGCAGCCCGTgctagtttttttctttttttgtaaaatatgtttaaatttgaacGAACTCGCCGATATTTGCGATAAATTTGAGGCGTGTTTGCCCCGTATTtgactttttcaaaaaaaaacgtGGGCGCTGCGACTGAGGGGCATCACGCCCCCAGTGCGTGGTTTAGCGCCGGTgcgcccccagggggcgatttttagCCCCTCCtagggggccaacggctggagatgctcttagaggGTTCAGCCCCCCAGCTGGTACCCGTCTCTGCCACCGAGTACATGCATGCATTAAAGGCGAACATgtactccatccgttcctaaatataagtctgtTTAGACGTTTTAAATGAAATACAACATATGGAtatatgtagacatattttagagtgtaaatTTACTCATTTTGTTCAGTATGTGGTCACTTGTTAGAATCTctaaaaaagacttatatttagaaacgaagggagtagtaaGGATCTGTTGGTTCATAACTAACTTTGTGACAACTAAACTTAGGTAAAATGTTAAATGTGGTTGCCATAAAAAATGTGGCTAACAAGATGACCACtacaagtatggcaaaatttgACAAAAAATTGAGCCTATGACATATGGATCATGTAGCTAGAAAAACATGGCAAAACACAAGCGTGCCAATGAACCAAACACACGGCTAAAATATTGTGACACAACTAAGATTAGACGTGACAACCTTAAACTGCAAACCGAACATGCCCTAAGTTTTTTGTCAATGGCATGTACAACAGTATAAGGTGGCCGCGGCGACTATAGAAATACATAGACGAATACATGTATATTGTCCAGTAAGCATGCATACTTCTCTGAATATCTGAAACACCTTTGGTGGACTCAGGCCGGGCTGACCTCGCAGGGTctaggttcaactttaaattCAGTCAACTGAGTTTGCATCCGTCGCAACTATATCTCTCCTTAAGCAAGATGGAACGATCACCTCGCTGAAGGGTGTACACTAATTGGGTCGGTCCATTCACGCACACCCACAGTTGAATACCCGAAATATCTACGATGGACTCAGGCCGGGCTGGCCTCGCAGGGTCCAGATTCAGCTTCAAATTCAAATTCAGTCAACTGAGTCTGCATCCGTTGCCACTATATTTTTCCTTAAGCAAGATGGAACGATCACCTCACTGAAGGGTGTACACTAATCGGGCCGGTCCATTCACGCACACCCACAGTTGAATTCCCAAAATACCTATGATGGACTCAGGCTGGGCTGGCCTCGCAGGATCCAGGTTCAGCTTTAAATTCAGTCAACTGAGTCTGCATCCGTCGCGACTATATCTTTCCTTAAGCGAGATGGAATGATCACCTCGCTGAAGGGTGTACACTAATCGGGTCGGTCCATTCACGCACATCCACAGTTGAATACCCGAAATACCTACGATGGACTCAGGCCGGGCTGGTCTTGCAGGGTCCAGGTTCAGCTTCAAATTCAGTCAACTGAGTCTGCATCCGTCGCGACTATATCTCTCCTTAAGCGAAATGGAACGATCACCTCGTTGAAGGGTGTACACTAATCGGGCCGGTCCATTCACGCACACCCACAGTTGAATACCCGAAATACCTATGATGGACTCAGGCCGGGCTGGCCTTGCAGGTCTAGGTTCAGCTTCAAATTCAGTCAACTGAATCTGCATCCATCGCGACTATATCTCTCCTTAAGCGAAATGGAACGATCACCTCGTTGAAGGGTGTATACTAATCGGGTCGGTCCATTCACACACACCCACAGCTGAATACCCAAAATACCTATTATGGACTCAGGCCGGGCTGGAGCGCGCCAGATTCGAACCCTACTTTCCTATTTTGGAGCAACGACGGCTAGCCACTGCGCTTGCCTTTGGTTCGTGAAAGAACAGTAGGGCGACGCAACTTAAGTCCAAACGAGTTGCGTTTCATTGATTCTTCTCCgtttttccagttttttgtttgttttttcaTCGAGGTTTCTCCATTTTTTCTCTATTTTCATTGggatttttccttttcttccttttttatttggttttctTTATTTCTTTGTTTCTTAAGttttttcaaatttatttttCCTTTGGTTTATTTTGTTTATTTTTCGTTTTTCATTTTTTGGGGTTTTCTTTGTTTCCTTTGTTTTTCATTCTACATTCTTATATACTTGTTCAACTTTTTTCAAAAACTtatcaattttttttcaaaaatgctgaacaatatatatatatatatatatatatatatatatactatttTAAAGTATAAAAAAACCCGCGGCGCTCGTGGGCTGGCCCAGCTTGCTGCCCCTTCAGCGAGTCTGAAGCCAGACTCGCTGGAAGCGAGATATAGGCGGGGAATTTGATTATTTGCCAGCCCTTACTTGGGACTTTGCTATTTTTTCACTAGTTACTTTGTATTTAATCTGATGACACTTTTTATTTGGGTGTTTGATATTTTGCCCTCTCTTAGATGGATCCCGCTAAAAAGGACGAATTTACCCTTCCTCTTGATTGACCAGGAACAGAGGGTTGCGGTCGTTGTCATCCCCTCCCTCCGTCTCTCGCATGCAGGTTCAAACAGAGGCAACGGCGGCAACTGCTGGACGACGGCGGCGGCCCTGGCGGTGCTCGACGGCGGCGGTCCTGGtgagtctctctctctctctctctctctctctctctctttcccgcTCCCTCCCTCTTTCCCGctccctccctctcttctctcttGTTCATATCCTTGGTGGCGCCCTAGGGTTAGGGTGACCAGCAAGGGGAGTGGCGGCCGGTCGGAGCCTCGCCGCGACTCGTCGACTCGCGGCGCCCCGCAGGGCCCCCGGCTTGCCCGCGCATCGACGATCGCCGATGCACCTGAAAATCGCCATGTGTTGTTGTTGTGTGCGCGGGGGCTGAAATTCTCACTTCCGTGCTTCTGCTGCAGCCTCTATGTGTTGTTGCTGTTTGTTGTAGCTGCCGCCTTCGCTATGTGCTGCTGTTGTGTGTTGCTTCTGTCGCCACTATTGCTTACTTGCTGGTGTACATCTCATAATTTTTGCTTGATTTCTTGCTGTTACAGACCACATAACTCAGTTGAGCTAGGTGTTGAAGATGGCTGAACCGGAGAGAGGTGACCACATCGTAGTAGACGGCTTCGACTTTCCTCCTTTGTTTGTTCCCGAGCCGAGGTGACAAAGCAAAGTAGCTTCTTTTTGGTGCTCATTGTCCAGTACATTAGCGAATACACGCTAACTCCATAGTATGTTGCTCCTTATTGGTCATTGTCGAGTAGCACCACAACTTGATGTGGCCGTCACTCCAACAAGGCACATGATCACTATGCCACAGAGTCTCCAAGGAAGTCCCAATCCAGTGACAAGAAGGATGTTGGCCATGGCATTGGCTGATGAGGCGTCGCGAAAACCCACCCCTACCATGGAGGACACCATGATAGCATACGACATGGCCTCAAGCTCAAAAGCTAGGAAGTTGACCCCAAAGAGAAGGAAGTACTAGTGTTGTGCTTGATCTTCTCTATACTTTTGGTTGTAATATGACAGACTTAGCATCCTTTACTTGGGATGTAACATGGCAGCATGGCCATAACTATTTCTTTATGTTTTTGGTTGTAGCATGGCAGCTACTATGGCCGTGTGCTTTTGGTTGTAAAACATGGCAGAAAGAAAAGATTATGGTAGATGGTGTATGACCATGTTAAGTGCTTTATTTCGCTATATTGTCTTGATATTGTGTCATGGTGTATGAATATGTCCATCTGGAAATATATGTTTGAATTTTGCTGTTTTGTACATACATATCTTCAAATGTGAATTAAGAGGCAAAATGCTGTCCAAATTTAGCCAAAATGCTGCCCAAAatttgaacatttttttgaacCACCCAGAAAAATCTCTAAGAATTACAGAAAATCATTCATATATGTGTGACTAATCTGGAAAAGTTTTATTCAATTTGGATCATTGGTTCAACGGCAAAATGCATTTCAACTTTGAGCTTAAGTAGTTTAATCAAATTTTGGCCAAAATTTGAAGTTGTCAGAAAAGTTTCAAATAATTTGAGAAATTCAATCATATATGTACGACTAATCTGGAAAATTTTCATGCAATTTGGATCATCAGTTCAACGGCAAAATGCATTTCAACTTTGAACTTAACTGgtttgaccacattttgaccaGAATTTAAAAGTTGTTAGAAAAAATTCAAAAAACTACGGTAAATCACTCATATCTGCGTGACTAATCTGAGAAAGTTTCATGCAATTTGAATCATTGGTTCAATGGCGTTATGCATTTCAACTTTGAGCTTATGAAGATATATACTGGAGCTAAGGGAGTTTGAACGGGGAAGGCGGGGGCGCAGGGAGCAGTGGGGCAGCATCAAGCAGCATGAGGAGCATGAGAGGGCGAGAAGCCCACAGAGCAGCAAGGGGGAGAAGCAGGTACATCTGCGGGGGAGCGACGGCGGCTGTGATTTTGGACGGGAATGGCTAAGGATGTGCTTTGTTTGGGTCCAAGGGTACAATGGTTCTTTATTTTGTCTACTTAGTTTGTCAATTATTTCCATGGATTGTTTTTTGTTGAAAGTGGCAAAAGATCAAAGTACGAAGTAATAAGTGTCACCTGATCAATTACAATCTAACTAGTGGCAAATTGTCAAAGTCCAAAGTAAAAGGTGGCAAAAAAATCAAATCCCCCGATATAGGCGCACCGGTCTGCATCCACGTGTGATGTCGTCTGTAGTCTGTACCAAGGCGACTGGGCTCCACTTGTTCAAAATAAGTATAGCTTGCTTAGCTTGCTTCGCCCCGAATCAATCAATCAAATCAACTTCCTCCCGAGTGTTTCGTCATCGGATCGAACACAGCCAGGCcgcggaggcggaggaggagccgATGGAGCCCGGCCAGTGCGAGATCGCGCGCCTGCCGGAGGAGATCCTGTCGGCGGCGCTCTCCCGCACGTCGCCGCGCGACGCTTGCCGCGCCGCGGCGGTCTCCCCGGCGttccgcgccgccgccgactccGACGCCGTGTGGGCCTGCTTCCTGCCGCCGCCCgccgacctcccgccgctggccGACGGGgagctgctgctgccgccgcgcGGGAAGAAGGGCCTGTTCCTCCGCCTCTCCGGCAGCCCCGCCCTCCTCCCAGGCGGACTGGTATGTATTTTGTATACACATACAACTAACCCCTGGAACAAATTTGGTTGACCGCTAGCTAATCAACTCAAGTGGCGCCATGGTGCAGAGCATGTGGCTGGACAGGGAGAGCGGCGCCAAGTGCTACATGGTGCCGGCGAGGGACCTGTCCATCGCGTGGCGCGACACGCCGCGCTACTGGTCCTGGATCCATCTCGCCGACTCAAGGTTTCTTGCCATCCTCCTTTGTTCTTTCCTTGCAGCTAGCTTCTGTTCCAATCGTTAATTTTGATAGTGCTGTTGCATACCTTCTTGCGTTGTAGTCTTATAATTGCAAGTGGAAGTGCTAGGATGCAGGGTAGTAGCCACGAGGGCCAAAACCCAGAATATTCAGTAGCCATGAAAAAACTAGCAGTGAGTTCAGCAAAGTTTGCAATTTTAATTTGCCCAGTTGAGTACCCCTCCATTTCTAAATATAAGACCTTGTGTTTCAATATGGAAGTATATAGacacattttagagtgtagatttacTCATTTTGCACCGTGTGTAGTTTGTATTAGAATCTCTATAAAAaggcttatatttaggaatggagggagtattttgCAACGCGCGATGCTGATGGTTTTCTGCAACTTATGATATTGTTTCGTTCTCGTCTTGGTTACGAATCTTAACCCCGCGTTTGACTCCAGGTTCCCTGAGAGTGCTCAACTCAGGTTCGTTTGCTGGTTGGAAATCCGCGGCAGGATACACAGCAAGATGCTGTCCCGAGGCTCAGCTTACGCCACTTACATGGTGTACAAGTTGGACGACGAGTCCTACGGGCTGGATTGGCCGGCCGATGCATCGGTGAGCATTGGAGGCACTGACCTTGCCCGCAAGGTCTGCCTCCAACCTAACCCGCAAAGAAGCCATGCAGAGGATGTGGTGCTCCCTCGTGAAAGGGGTGATGGTTGGATGGAGCTGGAGCTAGGAGAGTTTGTCTGCGAGGGGGATGAAGATGGCGACGTTTCCTTCGGTCTGGCGGAGACGAAACGTTTGAACGGCAAGGGCGGTCTCATCATGCAGGGAATCGAGATAAGGCATAAGAATTAAAACGGACTAATTATGGGAGGAGCTTCTGGGATTAAACCGATCGTATCCACGGTTTAATCCAGTATATAAGGGAAACTGAGGCATCATATTTTCTTGTAATGTGTGTTTTTAAACTGCTGTCTTGggtttcattctatttctattgATGTGACCGATGAATCATTTTTGCTTGTTTCATCTTAAAAGAAGAAACAGTTGATGAAGAGAGGAATATTACCCTCTCTCTGTTGTACATCGACCTCTCTTGAGGTTAATTAAGAGATCTGATCCATTTGATATTACGATAAAGCTAATTTCCTGCCGGTCGGAGTTTTGCAACAGGCCGAACGACCTGGATGCCGTCCATTATAGATCGTACGACCATCGCGCTCCAAAACGAGCAGTTCATTGATATTTACATGCCTTGCCACCGCCTAGTGAAAAAAACGCTTCGTTCATATCTCGTCTTCGGGTCCCCGCCCAGCGTCATAAGAGAGGGGCGCTCGATCCCGCATCCGTCGGCGCACTGGCTAGCGCCGCCGCCGGAAGGCCGCTCCTCCGTCATCACGCCTCCTCCCCTAATATCCTTACCGCCCTTTCTCTCGTCCCCGTCCGCCGTGTCCTACCTCGCCTTAACCCGGCTCGTCGGTGAGCACAGAAGCCATGGCGCTTGTTGCTGCTCACCTACTCCGCATCGCCCGGCGCCtcgcctcggcctcctcctcacCGTTGTCTGCCGTTTCAGCCCAAGGCCGTCAGCTCCTCTGCCTCCGGTCAGCGACTGCCTCTTTCCAGCCTGAATCCTCCCAGCCACGCCTGCGCATCCTCATTTCCCAGCTCCCTGGCCCCATCGCCCATCTCTCTACTCACAGCTCAATGAACAAGGTAGACATGATATAGTCAGTCTCACCCAAACCTTCATCTATCTAAAAATAATAGAGGGGGCTTGACGAGGGCCGACATGCTGTCGTTGGTCAAATCAAATCGTGGATTCGTATCTGGTCAGCTGCATCTAGAGCAGAGGAGATGCCACGCGATGATGAATTGTGCATGGGAAAACTGAGTATAGTCCAACACGGTTCAGCCACCGGCATAATTACACGCGCTGATTAGTGATTAGCAGATCTTCCACAAAAAAAGTGATTGGTAGAGACGTCGTGGCGTCTTGGCCTTGTGCTCTAGGTTCCTCTGCTTGCTGCACTAGCCGGGAACTGCCAGTTTGGGTTCAGCATTTTGTGAAGAGTTCAACATTTTGTGAGATAACAAGACAGGCCAACCTGCCAAAAAATACTACTCAGTTAGTCAGGTTGATGCATCATCTTTCACTGACCGGTTGCATCAAGTGTCTTTGTAAAAAAAATGTCACTTTTTTTTTGTTCTACAACAGTTGATGCAAcgtcttttcactaaatcttctACTGCTCGGGTTACCAACATGACTTTTCTGCAATTATCATGCTGCTAATACTGTAGTTTATCAGGGTGCTAATGATATAGTTATCACACTGCTTATGCTAAAATTACCATGTTGAATTTCAATGGAGTCATATATGTTTTTGGTATGTGTGCGTTGGTCTGTGGTAACTTTGACCGGGGAAAAAATTGGTGAGACATACCTCAATATCGCAAAACTTGATTACTTACGCATAAATACCCGCGTCAAAATACACCCCGATAACTCATGTGCAAATAGCATGATAATTTATGCAGAACAGAGTCAATAACTTTGTTACAAACACCTTTTTTGCGGGGGTAGGTACAAACACCTTGACACCAAGGGAAACAGAATTGTTGGAAACATAACCCCCCACCCCATAAATCATGTGCAAATAGCATGATAATTACGCAAAATGGAGTTGATAACCTATGTACAAAAACCATGGTAACTTTTGACCAGGGGAAAATAATAATTGAAAACGCACCCCACCCCACACCCGATAATTCCTGTGCAAATAACGTGATAATTTATGCACAGTGGAGCTGATAACCTATGCACAGACACCGCGATAATCTTTGACCAAGGGTAAAAGAATTTGTTGGAAACATACACACCCCCCTCCCCCGGCGCGATAACTTCTGTGCAAATAACGTGATAATTGACGCACAACAGAGCTAATAACCTATGTCAAAAGATATGTAAAGAACATAGATAGTAAAGGTAGAAGATCATTTCGGGTAGATAGGAGAGCTATTAAAATCCAACTGTGCATGCATCACCGCTCACGCACCCTCGACAACTTCTATATAAGTAGTATGATAACAGACACACCACAAACCTAATAACTTAGGTATAAACACCACGGTAACTTTAACCCAAGGAAAAAGGTTGTTATAACCAATGTAACTTTAAACCAGGGGGGTTAGGCACCCCAAGTAACTTTATatgtaaatagcatgataatttACACACCGcaaacatgaaggaaatatgccctagaggcaataataaagttgttatttatatttccttatatcatgataaatgtttattattcatgctagaattgtattaaccggaaacttagtacaagtgtgaatatatagacaaacaaagcgtcactagtatgcctctacttgactagctcgttgaatcaatgatggttatgtttcctgaccatagaaaagagttgtcacttgattaacggggtcacatcattggagaatgatgtgattaacttgaccatccattagcttagcacgatattcgtttagtttgttgctattgctttctccgtaacttatacatgttcctatgactatgagatcatgcaactcccgaatactggaggaacacctagtgtgctatcaaacgtcacaacgtaactaggtgactataaagatgctctacaggtgtcttcgatagtgtttgttgagttggcatagatcgagattatgatttgtcactctgagtatcggagaggtatctctgggccctcttggtaatgcacatcactataagccttgcaagcaatgtaactaatgaatTAGTTACGAGATGGTGCATTACgaaaacaagtaaagagacttgccggtaacgagattgaactaggtattgagataccgacaatcgaatctcgggcaagtaacataccgatgacaaagggaacaatgtaaattgttgtgcggtttgactgataaagatcttcgtagaatatgtaggaaaaccaatatgagcatccaggttctgctattggttattgacaggagatgagtctcagtcatgtcaacatagttctcgaacccgtagggtccgcacgcttaacgttcggtgacgatcagtattatgagtttatgtgttttgatgtaccgaaggtagttcggagtcccagatatgatcacggacatgacgaggagtcttgaaatggtcgagacataaagattgatatattggacgactatcttcggacaccagaagtgttccgggtgatttcggagaaaaccgaaatgccggagggttaccggaaccccccggggaaagattgggcctacatgggccatagggaagaGGGAAGGCATCCCAAAAGGGGCAGCCGCGCCCCCTTCCTATagggagtctgaattggactagggaggggcccccctttccttctcctcttcctctcctttccttctttccccttctcctcctagtaggactgATAGAGGCGAGgatcccgatctttcgatgagatgataactatcgatttagtggagacgactttgacgatccgactacaaacgtgcacgacattgcgccttagcaattgctaaaccaactccgagaggttattgaccacgctggagcacgatcaacctggccaagaaggtctattcctgcaagcaatcgaagaacaagcaagaatatgattaagcaatctgaatattgcgagtatggatgaagtattgataaaagtggggtttcataagcggtcttggtctggtcgttggacacaaacgaagtacacaaAGTTGTAAcgatggctaacttttaactaaataaaactcaaggaaaaagctactagatggatctacttatataggagcaaggggtggcggccaaggaggtgggaggacgtcccaaggcagcctaaaactaaccctaggtcatacaaggctcatgggcccaagtggaggtgatgcaacacctttgggcttgtagtttgactcggattctgctgcaacgtcagattgtttcgtccataactcaacgctccggacgaatttaaaggtgaatccaattgggttggaaagagcacgaaatctagtttccaacaaaaaaagaatcacccaattcaaAGTTCgcatgaaaaagttgttggcgttttgagtcagctatgtctgtgcagtccgaaactgaatccagaacgtgagagacttggactctatcttctcttggcccaaaagtgacgtgagtggactttttgaacagaacctaaacttcttcttttcccttatcttcatatgtggattgtacaaatgtcccatacacctaaAATTAGACAAagcacaaaagtgtgtgaagtatttttgttctggataacataaatagattattgaatagtttgcattagaaatcacctgacaaatatgcatgtatgcaatatttttggtcgtatccaaggtagtcatgtcctcatcatcctccccttcttgaaaacaaagccgtcctcggcgttgcttaatctaaaatgtggctaacaaaaaagacaaggtgtacatgttgtatatgtatatgtcatccattttaacttcctttgatttttgcacatatgacacatgtatacatgagtaattttcatagttcataaaatctaaagccaaaaaatatcacaagaagtagaaggcatgaaaatattgcaactcagtttggacatataagtgaagctcttattcatttcaaaagattggcaatgttcatcattaaacc encodes:
- the LOC125554111 gene encoding F-box protein PP2-B10-like is translated as MEPGQCEIARLPEEILSAALSRTSPRDACRAAAVSPAFRAAADSDAVWACFLPPPADLPPLADGELLLPPRGKKGLFLRLSGSPALLPGGLSMWLDRESGAKCYMVPARDLSIAWRDTPRYWSWIHLADSRFPESAQLRFVCWLEIRGRIHSKMLSRGSAYATYMVYKLDDESYGLDWPADASVSIGGTDLARKVCLQPNPQRSHAEDVVLPRERGDGWMELELGEFVCEGDEDGDVSFGLAETKRLNGKGGLIMQGIEIRHKN